In Gracilinanus agilis isolate LMUSP501 unplaced genomic scaffold, AgileGrace unplaced_scaffold3373, whole genome shotgun sequence, a genomic segment contains:
- the NALF1 gene encoding transmembrane protein FAM155A, whose amino-acid sequence MTRGAWMCRQYDDGLKIWFAAPRENEKPFTDSERAQKWRLSLASLLFFTVLLSDHLWFCAEAKLTRTRDKEHHHQQQHQQQQQRQQEQQQQQQQQQQQQQQQQRQQEPSWPALYTSMGESSPTVQAHRLLSSSSSPTLPPSPSSSGSSRGGGGGGGNGGGSSSSGHSSRGQNNQNKAIFLGNSTKPLWRLETCYPEAASSGQCFIVEDADSVCQRNWSQVIEEEPQQQVTGKHKTPHLKDFYLPFCNSYTFWELFSGLSNPDSLNCSLDVVLQEDRKRTSCRQCVEAYQRYDHHAQEKYDEFELVLKKYLQSDEYSVKSCPKDCK is encoded by the coding sequence CGGCAGTATGATGACGGCTTAAAAATCTGGTTTGCAGCACCCCGGGAGAACGAGAAACCGTTCACTGATTCAGAGAGGGCTCAGAAATGGCGACTGTCTCTGGCATCTCTCTTGTTTTTCACAGTCCTGCTCTCTGATCACTTGTGGTTCTGCGCCGAGGCAAAACTGACCAGGACCCGAGACAAGGAGCATCATCATCAGCAACAGCATCAACAGCAACAGCAGCGGCAGCAggagcagcaacagcagcaacagcagcagcagcaacagcagcagcaacagcagcggCAGCAGGAGCCCTCCTGGCCAGCGCTATATACTAGCATGGGGGAGTCCTCGCCTACCGTACAGGCACACAGACTCCTCTCTTCCTCATCATCACCCACCCTCCCCCCCTCTCCTAGCAGCAGCGGGAGCAgccgcggcggcggcggcggcggcggcaacGGCGGCGGTAGCAGCAGTAGCGGCCACAGCAGCAGAGGACAAAATAATCAGAACAAGGCTATTTTTCTAGGAAACTCCACGAAACCTCTGTGGCGCCTGGAGACGTGTTACCCTGAGGCCGCCTCCTCAGGCCAGTGCTTCATAGTTGAGGATGCGGACTCTGTGTGCCAGAGGAACTGGAGTCAGGTAATAGAGGAGGAGCCCCAGCAGCAGGTGACAGGGAAGCATAAAACTCCTCACTTGAAGGATTTCTACCTTCCCTTTTGTAATTCCTATACATTTTGGGAGTTGTTCTCTGGGTTGTCCAATCCAGACTCTTTGAACTGTAGTCTGGACGTGGTGCTCCAGGAGGACAGGAAGAGGACGAGCTGCAGGCAGTGCGTTGAGGCTTACCAACGCTATGACCACCATGCTCAGGAGAAATACGATGAGTTTGAGCTTGTGCTCAAGAAATATTTACAATCGGATGAGTACTCGGTGAAATCGTGTCCTAAGGATTGTAAG